In Bactrocera oleae isolate idBacOlea1 chromosome 3, idBacOlea1, whole genome shotgun sequence, a genomic segment contains:
- the LOC138856075 gene encoding uncharacterized protein codes for MRAEEDEALPQQKLRPHCYLTPSDPISEFQAKLDAIEDAAHHPNRHLIIAGDFNAKAMEWSTPTTNSRGRKILDMAARLGLGVANRGSQTTFRRPGCNDTTPDITLVSEGFANQLREWKVLEDYTGSDHQYISYLIGPDKSQATTKRRGTRKWNLHGTLDSITEACKAAMPKIKGGHPKKAVYWWTDERRNTARRRGRNEMEEHKEYKAAKTELKDAIIKAKKDKWEELRSDINKNHWGLGYKIIDMDTEMHSTPTPTMRSAITAPRLGIMPTAAPRTPAATAPSTTARNSIRASAAVPSPPEAPHRIRCPLCCRPHKLQHCGLLKGMSPTQRQQVAQPAPRIRGANRPQQTNRVTRRRRTAPRSESRPWRQHNVASTRRRPNYRRTSGLSNVVATLQQLQRLLG; via the exons ATGAGAGCAGAAGAGGATGAGGCGCTACCGCAGCAGAAGTTACGTCCTCA CTGCTACCTGACACCGAGCGATCCTATCTCAGAATTCCAAGCAAAGCTCGATGCCATTGAGGATGCCGCGCATCACCCAAATCGGCACTTAATCATAGCCGGAGATTTCAACGCCAAGGCCATGGAATGGAGCACACCGACAACAAATTCGAGGGGACGCAAAATCCTTGACATGGCAGCTAGATTAGGACTTGGCGTTGCCAACAGAGGATCCCAAACAACTTTCAGAAGGCCGGGATGCAACGACACAACTCCCGATATTACGCTGGTATCTGAAGGATTCGCAAACCAGCTACGCGAATGGAAAGTGCTAGAAGACTACACAGGTAGCGATCACCAATACATATCCTACCTCATAGGTCCAGACAAAAGTCAAGCAACAACTAAAAGAAGAGGAACACGTAAATGGAACCTTCACGGAACACTGGACAGCATCACAGAGGCATGTAAGGCAGCCATGCCCAAAATAAAAGGCGGGCATCCAAAGAAAGCAGTTTATTGGTGGACGGACGAAAGACGTAATACGGCtagaagaagaggaagaaaCGAAATGGAAGAGCATAAGGAATATAAAGCTGCGAAAACTGAGCTGAAAGACGCAATAATAAAGGCAAAGAAAGATAAATGGGAAGAGCTACGTAgcgatataaacaaaaatcattGGGGTCTCGGATACAAGATC ATAGATATGGATACTGAGATGCATTCCACCCCAACGCCAACAATGCGATCGGCCATCACTGCGCCTCGCCTTGGGATTATGCCAACCGCGGCGCCCCGAACACCAGCCGCAACCGCACCGTCAACTACCGCTCGTAATAGTATTCGAGCATCCGCAGCCGTTCCGTCTCCACCAGAGGCGCCCCATCGCATCCGATGCCCCCTTTGTTGCCGTCCACACAAGTTGCAGCACTGTGGGCTATTAAAGGGCATGTCGCCGACACAACGCCAGCAGGTTGCCCAGCCTGCCCCACGAATCCGCGGCGCAAACCGACCGCAGCAAACCAATCGTGTGACACGTCGCCGAAGAACAGCACCCCGATCGGAGTCCCGTCCATGGCGTCAGCACAACGTAGCATCGACTAGGCGTAGGCCGAACTATCGCCGCACTTCCGGACTCAGCAACGTtgtggcaacgttgcaacagctacagcgactgctaggctga